In Amycolatopsis coloradensis, one genomic interval encodes:
- a CDS encoding GNAT family N-acetyltransferase, whose protein sequence is MSRRVVGVTLDNLEHLPKSCRRCVYWELAPHLKAQAEEYGATEVEKEAWVSSVLLEWGSCGRIVYSDTLPVGFVLYAPPNAVPRSLAFPTSPPGPDAVLLTAFQVLPEFQGGGLGRMLVQAVAKDLTKRGVRAIEAFGDAKPDETDPDGGHSCVLPAAFLQSVGFKTVRPHPRWPRLRLELRSAISWKEDVEAALERLLGQVTITTAEPSMGRA, encoded by the coding sequence GTGTCGCGTCGCGTCGTGGGCGTAACCCTGGACAACCTCGAGCACCTGCCCAAGAGCTGCCGCCGCTGCGTGTACTGGGAGCTGGCGCCGCATCTGAAGGCGCAGGCCGAGGAATACGGCGCGACAGAGGTCGAAAAGGAAGCCTGGGTCTCCAGCGTGCTGTTGGAGTGGGGTTCCTGCGGCCGGATCGTCTACAGCGACACCCTGCCCGTCGGTTTCGTGCTCTACGCGCCACCGAACGCCGTGCCGCGCTCGCTGGCTTTCCCGACTTCGCCTCCCGGGCCCGACGCGGTCCTGCTGACCGCCTTCCAGGTGCTTCCCGAATTCCAGGGCGGCGGGCTCGGCCGGATGCTGGTGCAGGCCGTCGCGAAGGACCTCACCAAACGCGGGGTTCGCGCGATCGAGGCCTTCGGGGACGCCAAGCCCGACGAGACCGATCCGGACGGCGGGCACAGTTGTGTCCTGCCCGCCGCGTTCCTGCAGAGCGTCGGGTTCAAGACCGTGCGGCCGCATCCGCGGTGGCCGCGGCTGCGGCTGGAACTGCGGTCGGCGATCTCGTGGAAGGAAGACGTGGAGGCGGCCCTCGAACGGCTGCTCGGCCAGGTCACCATCACGACGGCCGAGCCGAGCATGGGCCGCGCCTGA
- a CDS encoding N-acetylmuramoyl-L-alanine amidase has translation MRVLRRGDAGPDVAEIRSTLAAMELLPPVTESGEYEVFDTAMEHAVRAFQQRRGLITDGLVGPATYQALRGAGFHLGSRPLTYMFSAPMQGDDVFALQERLTELGFDAGRPDGHFGPQTERALKTFQRDMRLVADGMCGPATIRELHRLSSPRARGGRPVFLREQEQVRQAGPRLRGKRIVIDPGHGGDDFGVVAGGLREADIAWDLARRLEGRMQATGMEALISRGPNQSPTEGERAKFANEAGADLFLSLHNDKNPSPKAQGVASFHFGTGNGTTSTVGELLAGFIQRELAARTGMLDCRTHYKTWEIFTRTRCPAVRIEIGYLTNPEDSRKLADPAFRDVVAEGILVAVKRLYLLGEGDQPTGTFTFADVLAHELAKAE, from the coding sequence ATGCGGGTACTCCGCCGCGGTGACGCCGGACCGGACGTCGCCGAGATCAGGTCCACGCTGGCGGCGATGGAGCTGCTCCCGCCGGTGACCGAATCCGGGGAGTACGAGGTCTTCGACACGGCGATGGAACATGCCGTGCGGGCGTTCCAGCAGCGCCGTGGGCTCATCACCGACGGTCTGGTGGGTCCGGCCACCTATCAGGCGCTTCGCGGCGCCGGCTTCCACCTCGGCAGCCGGCCGCTGACCTACATGTTCTCCGCCCCCATGCAGGGTGACGACGTCTTCGCGCTCCAAGAGCGGCTGACCGAGCTCGGTTTCGACGCCGGCCGCCCGGACGGCCACTTCGGTCCCCAGACCGAGCGTGCGCTCAAGACCTTCCAGCGCGACATGCGCCTGGTCGCCGACGGTATGTGCGGCCCGGCCACCATCCGTGAGCTGCACCGGCTCTCTTCGCCGCGTGCCCGCGGCGGCCGCCCCGTTTTCCTGCGCGAGCAGGAGCAGGTGCGGCAGGCGGGCCCCCGGCTGCGCGGCAAGCGCATCGTGATCGACCCTGGCCACGGCGGCGACGACTTCGGGGTCGTCGCGGGCGGCCTGCGTGAAGCGGACATCGCCTGGGACCTGGCGCGGCGGCTCGAAGGCCGGATGCAGGCAACGGGCATGGAGGCGCTGATCTCGCGCGGCCCGAACCAGAGCCCGACCGAGGGTGAGCGGGCGAAGTTCGCGAACGAGGCGGGCGCCGACCTGTTCCTCTCGCTGCACAACGACAAGAACCCCTCGCCCAAGGCGCAGGGGGTCGCGAGCTTCCACTTCGGCACCGGCAACGGCACCACGTCGACCGTCGGTGAGCTGCTGGCGGGCTTCATCCAGCGTGAGCTGGCCGCCCGCACCGGCATGCTCGACTGTCGCACGCACTACAAGACCTGGGAGATCTTCACCCGCACCCGCTGCCCCGCGGTGCGGATCGAGATCGGCTACCTGACCAACCCCGAGGACAGCCGCAAACTGGCGGACCCGGCTTTCCGCGACGTCGTCGCCGAAGGCATCCTGGTCGCCGTGAAGCGCCTGTACCTCCTCGGCGAAGGCGACCAGCCGACCGGTACGTTCACCTTCGCGGACGTCCTGGCCCACGAACTCGCCAAAGCGGAGTAG
- the trxA gene encoding thioredoxin → MANTVTVTDKSFVDDVLTSEKPVLVDFWATWCGPCKMVAPVLEEIAAENGEKLTVAKLDIDANPNTARDYQVMSIPTLILFQGGKPVKQIVGAKPKAALLSDLADVL, encoded by the coding sequence ATGGCCAACACCGTGACGGTGACCGACAAGAGCTTCGTCGACGACGTGCTGACGAGCGAGAAGCCCGTCCTGGTCGACTTCTGGGCGACCTGGTGCGGTCCGTGCAAGATGGTCGCCCCGGTGCTCGAGGAGATCGCGGCGGAGAACGGCGAGAAGCTGACCGTCGCCAAGCTCGACATCGACGCCAACCCGAACACTGCGCGTGACTACCAGGTGATGTCGATCCCGACGCTGATCCTGTTCCAGGGTGGCAAGCCGGTGAAGCAGATCGTCGGCGCCAAGCCGAAGGCCGCGCTGCTGTCGGACCTCGCCGACGTCCTCTGA
- the trxB gene encoding thioredoxin-disulfide reductase encodes MAAEEIRNLIIVGSGPAGYTAAVYAARAQLEPLVFEGTQFGGALMTTTEVENFPGFREGIQGPDLMEEMREQAKRFGADLRQEDVESVELTGDVKYVVANGQRYAARAVVLSMGAAARYLNVPGEQELLGRGVSACATCDGFFFRDHDIVVAGGGDSAMEEATFLTKFAKSVTIVHRREEFRASKIMLERARENEKIKWALNKQITEVEGDGKVEGLKLKDTVTGEESKLDVTGFFVAIGHDPRSELVRGQVDLDEDGYVLTKGRTSYTNLPGVFAAGDLVDRTYRQAITAAGSGCAAAIDAERWLAEHAGVEAAQETPELVGGGYGATTN; translated from the coding sequence GTGGCTGCCGAGGAGATCAGGAACCTGATCATTGTGGGATCGGGTCCTGCGGGATACACCGCCGCTGTCTACGCGGCACGGGCGCAGCTCGAACCGCTGGTGTTCGAGGGCACTCAGTTCGGCGGTGCGCTGATGACGACGACGGAGGTCGAGAACTTCCCCGGCTTCCGCGAAGGCATCCAGGGTCCCGACCTCATGGAAGAGATGCGCGAGCAGGCCAAGCGTTTCGGCGCCGACCTGCGCCAGGAAGACGTCGAGTCCGTCGAGCTGACCGGTGACGTCAAGTACGTCGTCGCGAACGGCCAGCGCTACGCGGCCCGCGCGGTCGTGCTCTCGATGGGCGCCGCGGCCCGCTATCTGAACGTGCCCGGCGAGCAGGAGCTGCTCGGCCGCGGTGTTTCGGCCTGTGCCACCTGCGACGGTTTCTTCTTCCGCGACCACGACATCGTGGTCGCCGGCGGCGGCGACTCGGCGATGGAGGAGGCGACCTTCCTGACGAAGTTCGCCAAGTCCGTGACGATCGTCCACCGCCGCGAGGAGTTCCGCGCCTCCAAGATCATGCTGGAGCGTGCCCGCGAGAACGAGAAGATCAAGTGGGCGCTCAACAAGCAGATCACCGAGGTCGAAGGTGACGGCAAGGTCGAGGGCCTGAAGCTCAAGGACACGGTGACCGGCGAGGAGTCCAAGCTGGACGTGACCGGCTTCTTCGTCGCGATCGGTCACGACCCGCGCAGCGAACTGGTGCGCGGCCAGGTGGACCTCGACGAGGACGGCTACGTGCTCACCAAGGGCCGCACCTCGTACACGAACCTTCCCGGCGTTTTCGCCGCGGGCGACCTGGTCGACCGCACGTACCGGCAGGCGATCACCGCCGCGGGCTCGGGCTGCGCCGCGGCGATCGACGCGGAACGATGGCTGGCGGAGCACGCCGGTGTCGAGGCCGCCCAGGAGACCCCTGAGCTGGTCGGTGGCGGCTACGGCGCCACCACCAACTGA
- a CDS encoding dihydrolipoamide acetyltransferase family protein has translation MPEYKQFPLADTAEGLTEADIIAWQVKPGDKVTVNQIVVEVETAKAAVELPIPWAGVITELLVEPGQTVEVGAPILTIDVDPDGKAAPATIAAPVAEEPAEEEMKPLVGYGSKAVVTQRRARKGAAPAAPAAAPVAVAPEPAAPSKPKGGYVPLAKPPVRKLAKDLGVDLHALTGSAEGGVITRDDVRAAANGSAAPATAVSSVDSGYDPATRERRVPIKGVRKATAAAMVQSAYTAPHVTEFLTIDVTPMMEFREKLKKSREFAGVKVTPLTFAAKAVCLAAKRTPDVNAVWDEAAQEIVYKDYVHLGIAAATPRGLVVPKVRDADSMSLKELAIALTELTDVAREGKTTPAAMLGGTITITNVGVFGVDTGTPIINPGESAILCLGAIKDTPWVVDGEIKVRKVLQLSLSFDHRVVDGQQGSEFLADVGALLADPAVAITY, from the coding sequence ATGCCCGAGTACAAACAATTCCCCCTTGCCGACACGGCCGAAGGGCTGACCGAGGCCGACATCATCGCCTGGCAGGTCAAGCCGGGTGACAAGGTCACGGTGAACCAGATCGTCGTCGAGGTCGAGACCGCGAAGGCCGCCGTCGAACTGCCCATCCCGTGGGCGGGCGTGATCACCGAACTGCTCGTCGAACCGGGCCAGACGGTGGAGGTCGGCGCGCCGATCCTCACCATCGACGTCGACCCGGACGGCAAGGCGGCTCCGGCAACCATCGCCGCGCCCGTGGCGGAGGAGCCGGCGGAAGAGGAGATGAAGCCGCTGGTCGGCTACGGCTCCAAGGCCGTCGTCACGCAGCGGCGTGCGCGTAAGGGCGCGGCTCCGGCCGCTCCGGCCGCCGCCCCGGTGGCTGTGGCGCCCGAGCCTGCCGCCCCTTCGAAACCGAAGGGCGGATACGTGCCGCTGGCGAAACCGCCGGTGCGCAAGCTCGCCAAGGACCTCGGCGTCGACCTGCACGCGCTCACCGGCTCCGCCGAGGGCGGCGTCATCACCCGTGACGATGTGCGGGCGGCCGCCAACGGTTCCGCCGCACCGGCCACCGCTGTGTCCAGTGTGGACAGTGGCTACGACCCCGCGACGCGGGAACGCCGGGTGCCGATCAAGGGCGTTCGCAAGGCCACCGCCGCCGCGATGGTGCAGAGCGCCTACACCGCCCCGCATGTCACGGAGTTCCTGACCATCGACGTCACGCCGATGATGGAATTCCGGGAGAAGCTCAAGAAGTCGCGCGAGTTCGCCGGGGTCAAGGTCACCCCGCTGACCTTCGCGGCGAAGGCCGTCTGCCTGGCGGCCAAGCGCACTCCGGACGTCAACGCGGTGTGGGACGAGGCCGCGCAGGAGATCGTCTACAAGGACTACGTGCACCTCGGGATCGCCGCGGCCACCCCGCGCGGGCTCGTCGTGCCCAAGGTCCGCGACGCGGATTCGATGTCCCTCAAGGAACTCGCGATCGCACTCACCGAGCTGACCGACGTCGCCCGCGAGGGCAAGACCACCCCGGCGGCCATGCTCGGCGGCACGATCACCATCACCAACGTCGGCGTCTTCGGCGTCGACACCGGTACGCCGATCATCAACCCCGGCGAGTCCGCGATCCTGTGCCTCGGCGCGATCAAGGACACCCCGTGGGTGGTCGACGGCGAGATCAAGGTGCGCAAGGTGCTCCAGCTTTCGCTGAGCTTCGACCACCGCGTGGTCGACGGGCAGCAGGGCTCGGAGTTCCTGGCCGACGTCGGTGCTCTGCTGGCCGACCCCGCGGTCGCGATCACCTACTGA
- a CDS encoding alpha-ketoacid dehydrogenase subunit beta encodes MADLQKLTIGKAINLGLRRAMEEDPKVLIMGEDVGKLGGVFRITDGLQKDFGEQRVLDTPLAESGIIGTAVGLAVRGFRPVCEIQFEGFIFPGFDQISSQVAKLHYRTQGKIKMPIVIRVPFGGGIGAVEHHSESPESLFAHIPGLKVVSVSNAVDAYWGIQQAIKSDDPILFFEPKKLYHSGAMKSEVDTEATPDELFKSRVVREGTTATVVAYGPSVKVALDAAAAAEDEGKSLEVIDLRTLSPLDLEPVFESVRKTGRLIALSEAPSESSLTSEIAARVQQECFYSLEAPVLRVTGFDTPYPPAKLEEHYLPDLDRVLHTVDRSLAW; translated from the coding sequence ATGGCCGACCTCCAGAAACTCACCATCGGCAAGGCGATCAACCTCGGCCTGCGGCGCGCCATGGAAGAGGACCCGAAGGTCCTGATCATGGGTGAAGACGTCGGCAAGCTCGGCGGCGTCTTCCGCATCACCGACGGCCTGCAGAAGGACTTCGGCGAGCAGCGCGTCCTGGACACGCCGCTGGCCGAATCGGGCATTATCGGCACCGCGGTCGGCCTCGCCGTCCGCGGTTTCCGCCCGGTGTGCGAGATCCAGTTCGAAGGCTTCATCTTCCCGGGCTTCGACCAGATCTCCAGCCAGGTCGCGAAGCTGCACTACCGGACGCAGGGCAAGATCAAGATGCCCATCGTGATCCGGGTGCCGTTCGGTGGTGGCATCGGCGCGGTCGAGCACCACTCGGAGTCGCCGGAGTCGCTGTTCGCGCACATACCCGGCCTGAAGGTCGTGTCGGTTTCGAACGCCGTCGACGCCTACTGGGGCATCCAGCAGGCGATCAAGTCCGACGACCCGATCCTGTTCTTCGAGCCGAAGAAGCTGTACCACTCGGGCGCGATGAAGTCCGAGGTCGACACGGAGGCCACCCCGGACGAGCTGTTCAAGTCCCGCGTCGTCCGCGAGGGCACCACGGCCACCGTCGTCGCGTACGGCCCGTCGGTGAAGGTCGCGCTCGACGCGGCGGCCGCCGCCGAGGACGAGGGCAAATCGCTCGAGGTCATCGACCTGCGGACGCTGTCCCCGCTCGACCTGGAGCCGGTGTTCGAGTCGGTGCGCAAGACCGGGCGGCTCATCGCGCTGAGCGAGGCGCCGTCGGAATCGTCGCTGACCTCGGAGATCGCCGCGCGCGTGCAGCAGGAATGCTTCTACTCGCTGGAAGCCCCCGTGCTGCGGGTGACCGGATTCGACACGCCGTACCCGCCTGCCAAGCTCGAGGAGCACTACCTCCCCGACCTGGACCGGGTGCTGCACACCGTCGACCGTTCACTCGCCTGGTAA
- the pdhA gene encoding pyruvate dehydrogenase (acetyl-transferring) E1 component subunit alpha, whose protein sequence is MPSEHWTHPEPGDGPAAVAAQPSPEQVIAGLRATSEGGAELTQLLTPEGERISSPRFDRYVDDIDAEALKGLYRDMVLVRRADREANAMQRQGQLGIWVPLLGQEAAQIGSGRALRKGDMAFPSYREHGVAYTRGVDLKEVLGIFRCTDHSGWDYKAHGFHPYTIVIGNQVLNAAGYAMGQKFEGKVGDDDSEATICYFGDGATSQGDVHEGFVWAAVYDAPLVFFCQNNQWAISEPTERQSRLPLYQRARGYGFPGIRVDGNDVLACLAVSRWALEECRHGNGPVLIEAFTYRMDAHTTTDDPTRYRLSDELEEWKLKDPIERVRAYLARGGGADQAFFDQVQADSDAFAAELRDYCFNMPEPPPDRIFSNVYAESTPMLDAQREEYLSYLDGFVGAGEH, encoded by the coding sequence ATGCCGTCCGAACACTGGACGCACCCGGAGCCTGGAGATGGTCCCGCCGCCGTAGCGGCGCAGCCTTCCCCCGAACAGGTGATCGCCGGTTTGCGAGCAACGAGCGAAGGTGGCGCTGAGCTGACTCAGCTGCTCACCCCCGAAGGCGAACGGATCTCTTCGCCGCGATTCGACCGCTACGTCGACGACATCGACGCCGAAGCCCTCAAGGGCCTGTACCGCGACATGGTCCTGGTCCGCCGCGCGGACCGCGAGGCCAACGCGATGCAGCGCCAGGGCCAGCTCGGCATCTGGGTGCCGCTGCTCGGGCAGGAGGCCGCGCAGATCGGCTCCGGCCGCGCGCTGCGGAAGGGGGACATGGCGTTCCCCAGCTACCGCGAGCACGGTGTCGCGTACACCCGCGGCGTCGACCTCAAAGAGGTGCTCGGCATCTTCCGCTGCACCGACCACAGCGGCTGGGACTACAAGGCCCACGGCTTCCACCCGTACACCATCGTGATCGGCAACCAGGTGCTCAACGCCGCCGGTTACGCGATGGGCCAGAAGTTCGAAGGCAAGGTCGGCGACGACGACAGCGAAGCGACCATCTGTTACTTCGGTGACGGAGCGACTTCGCAGGGCGACGTGCACGAAGGCTTCGTCTGGGCAGCCGTCTACGACGCGCCGCTCGTGTTCTTCTGCCAGAACAACCAGTGGGCGATCTCGGAGCCCACCGAACGCCAGTCGCGCCTGCCGCTGTACCAGCGCGCCCGCGGCTACGGCTTCCCCGGCATCCGCGTGGACGGCAACGACGTCCTCGCCTGCCTCGCGGTCTCCCGCTGGGCGCTGGAGGAGTGCCGCCACGGCAACGGCCCGGTACTGATCGAGGCGTTCACCTACCGGATGGACGCGCACACCACCACCGACGACCCCACCCGCTACCGGCTCTCCGACGAGCTGGAGGAGTGGAAGCTGAAGGACCCGATCGAGCGCGTCCGGGCGTACCTCGCCCGCGGTGGCGGCGCCGACCAGGCGTTCTTCGACCAGGTGCAGGCCGATTCGGACGCGTTCGCGGCCGAGCTGCGCGACTACTGCTTCAACATGCCCGAGCCACCACCGGACCGGATCTTCTCCAACGTGTACGCGGAGTCCACGCCGATGCTGGACGCGCAGCGCGAAGAGTACTTGTCCTACTTGGACGGTTTCGTCGGGGCGGGTGAGCACTGA
- a CDS encoding M20/M25/M40 family metallo-hydrolase has translation MEQKSVRETVVSNWTNDVLPSLSGLVAIPALSPAFDSEWAKTGHLAAAVEHVRSWIAAREIPGATLEVVELEGRSPLLVVDIPATSEAAEKGTVLMYGHLDKQPPVGGWSEGLDPWTPVIRDGRLYGRGAVDDGYSGYAATTAIEAVRAAGGEHSRAVVLLETGEESGSPDLPAYVEHLKEKLGAVSLVVCLDAGGTDYKRLWLTTSLRGMLHVNVTVKVLESAQHSGMASGIVASSFRVLRVLLDRIENAETGEIKLAELSVDIPENRVEDARGVVEIAPGAAKTLFPVVGRTVSDDDLELLLNNSWRPTLSVIGAEGFPLPADAGNVLRDSTTLTLSFRLPPTADAQAAMEAVRRVLTTDVPYDASVELGDFQAENGWNAPDTAPWLDEVLHHVSGEVFGEPHKSFGMGGSIPFMGLLGEKYPDAQFVVTGACGPDSNIHVPDEWLNIDFAQRVTEAVAHILDAHARS, from the coding sequence GTGGAGCAGAAATCCGTACGCGAAACCGTGGTTTCGAACTGGACGAACGACGTCCTTCCCAGCCTGTCCGGCCTGGTGGCGATCCCCGCCTTGTCGCCGGCGTTCGACTCCGAGTGGGCGAAGACCGGCCATCTGGCCGCCGCCGTCGAGCATGTCCGTTCCTGGATCGCCGCACGGGAGATCCCCGGCGCGACGCTCGAGGTCGTGGAGCTCGAAGGCCGCAGCCCGTTGCTGGTCGTCGACATCCCGGCGACGTCCGAAGCGGCCGAAAAGGGCACCGTGCTCATGTACGGGCACCTCGACAAGCAGCCGCCGGTCGGTGGCTGGTCCGAGGGGCTCGACCCGTGGACGCCGGTGATCCGCGACGGGCGGCTGTACGGCCGTGGCGCGGTCGACGACGGCTACTCCGGCTACGCGGCGACGACGGCGATCGAGGCCGTGCGCGCCGCCGGTGGCGAGCACTCCCGCGCGGTCGTGCTGCTGGAGACCGGTGAGGAATCCGGCAGCCCGGACCTGCCCGCCTACGTCGAGCACCTGAAGGAGAAGCTCGGCGCGGTCTCGCTGGTCGTCTGCCTCGACGCCGGCGGCACCGACTACAAGCGCCTGTGGCTGACCACCAGCCTGCGCGGCATGCTGCACGTCAACGTGACCGTGAAGGTGCTCGAGTCCGCGCAGCACTCCGGCATGGCCAGCGGCATCGTGGCGAGCTCGTTCCGCGTCCTGCGTGTCCTGCTCGACCGCATCGAGAACGCCGAGACCGGTGAGATCAAGCTCGCCGAGCTGAGCGTCGACATCCCGGAGAACCGCGTCGAGGACGCCCGCGGTGTCGTCGAGATCGCGCCCGGTGCGGCGAAGACGCTCTTCCCTGTGGTCGGCCGGACGGTGTCCGACGACGATCTGGAGCTGCTGCTCAACAACTCGTGGCGGCCGACGCTTTCGGTGATCGGCGCGGAGGGCTTCCCGCTCCCGGCCGACGCGGGCAACGTGCTGCGCGACAGCACCACGCTCACCCTGAGCTTCCGCCTGCCGCCGACCGCCGACGCGCAGGCCGCGATGGAGGCGGTCCGCCGCGTGCTCACCACCGACGTGCCGTACGACGCTTCGGTGGAGCTCGGCGATTTCCAGGCGGAGAACGGCTGGAACGCTCCGGACACGGCGCCGTGGCTCGACGAGGTGCTGCACCACGTCAGCGGCGAGGTCTTCGGCGAGCCTCACAAGAGCTTCGGCATGGGTGGGTCGATCCCGTTCATGGGGCTGCTCGGCGAGAAGTACCCGGACGCGCAGTTCGTGGTCACCGGCGCCTGCGGGCCGGACTCGAACATCCACGTGCCGGACGAGTGGCTGAACATCGATTTCGCGCAGCGGGTCACCGAGGCGGTCGCGCACATCCTGGACGCGCACGCGCGGAGCTGA
- a CDS encoding alpha/beta hydrolase, with the protein MFEGFELENVDTGEVTFRVRHGGSGPPLVLLHGHPRTHTTWHDVAPRLADAFTVVCPDLPGYGQSSKPETTEDHSAHSKRAMARHIVALMRHLGHEQFAVAGHDRGSYVAHRLAMDHPEAVTKLVILDGVPIGEALARADADFARKWWHWFFFGQLAKPAERVINADPDAWYGGDPEAMGAENHADFLRAVHDPETVHAMLEDYRAGLGPDREADDADKAAGRKLACPMLMLWSSRDDMAELYGDPIAVWREWADDVRGFAVESGHHMAEDNPADLAAALREFLG; encoded by the coding sequence ATGTTCGAAGGCTTCGAGCTCGAAAACGTCGACACCGGCGAAGTGACCTTCAGGGTCCGCCACGGCGGGTCGGGGCCGCCGCTCGTCCTCCTGCACGGACATCCCCGCACGCACACCACCTGGCACGACGTCGCGCCCCGGCTCGCGGACGCGTTCACCGTCGTCTGCCCGGACCTCCCCGGCTACGGCCAGTCCTCGAAACCCGAGACCACCGAAGACCACTCGGCGCACTCGAAACGCGCCATGGCCAGGCACATCGTCGCGCTCATGCGGCATCTCGGCCACGAACAGTTCGCCGTCGCCGGCCACGATCGCGGCAGCTACGTGGCGCACCGGCTGGCCATGGACCATCCCGAAGCGGTCACCAAGCTGGTCATCCTCGACGGTGTCCCGATCGGTGAGGCGCTCGCCCGCGCCGACGCGGACTTCGCGCGGAAATGGTGGCATTGGTTCTTCTTCGGCCAGCTCGCGAAACCCGCCGAGCGCGTGATCAACGCCGACCCGGACGCCTGGTACGGCGGAGATCCCGAGGCGATGGGCGCGGAGAACCACGCCGACTTCCTGCGCGCGGTCCACGATCCCGAGACGGTCCACGCGATGCTGGAGGACTACCGCGCCGGCCTCGGCCCCGACCGCGAAGCCGACGACGCCGACAAGGCGGCCGGGCGGAAACTCGCCTGCCCGATGCTCATGCTGTGGTCCAGCCGCGACGACATGGCCGAGCTGTACGGCGACCCGATCGCGGTGTGGCGCGAATGGGCCGACGACGTCCGCGGCTTCGCCGTCGAGTCCGGGCACCACATGGCCGAGGACAACCCGGCCGACCTCGCGGCGGCGCTGCGGGAATTCCTCGGCTGA
- a CDS encoding ABC transporter substrate-binding protein codes for MHLSRRGFLAGTAALGATGLLTACGYQEETPTQGAGATWSFTDDRGRKLEGERPTRIVAQVTAAAALWDLGVKSVGIFGPSKFADGKPDPQAGGVDLNAVTSLGNVWNEFNFDKFVSLNPQLLVSVMYLKDQMWYVPDTQTEKIDKAAPSVGVRLQDISMPEGIAKFIALAKALGADTGTPAIKAAKEEYEKADAALAEAAKKAAGLKILLVSAQKDAVYVSNASKFATSKHYQSKGLNFVTPEAPDESQGGYYQQISWENIGKYTADVIMYDNRGGSLSLGPDGLGGVPTWAQLPAVKAGKLIPWNNETPFSYQRFTPQLTELAAALNKFA; via the coding sequence ATGCACCTCTCCCGACGCGGCTTTCTCGCCGGCACCGCGGCGCTCGGCGCCACCGGCCTCCTGACCGCCTGCGGCTATCAGGAAGAGACGCCCACACAGGGAGCGGGCGCGACCTGGTCCTTCACCGACGATCGCGGCCGCAAGCTGGAAGGCGAACGGCCGACGCGGATCGTCGCGCAGGTGACCGCGGCGGCGGCGCTGTGGGACCTCGGCGTGAAGTCGGTCGGGATCTTCGGCCCGTCGAAGTTCGCCGACGGCAAGCCGGACCCGCAGGCGGGCGGCGTCGACCTGAACGCGGTGACCTCGCTCGGGAACGTGTGGAACGAGTTCAACTTCGACAAGTTCGTCTCGTTGAATCCGCAGCTGCTGGTCAGCGTGATGTACCTCAAGGACCAGATGTGGTACGTCCCGGACACGCAGACGGAGAAGATCGACAAGGCCGCGCCGAGCGTCGGCGTCCGGCTGCAGGACATCTCGATGCCCGAAGGGATCGCGAAGTTCATCGCGCTCGCGAAGGCGCTCGGCGCCGACACCGGGACTCCGGCGATCAAGGCCGCGAAGGAGGAGTACGAGAAGGCCGACGCCGCGCTCGCCGAAGCGGCGAAGAAGGCCGCCGGGCTGAAGATCCTCCTCGTGTCCGCGCAGAAGGACGCCGTCTACGTCTCGAACGCGTCGAAGTTCGCGACCTCGAAGCACTACCAGAGCAAGGGGCTGAACTTCGTCACGCCGGAGGCGCCGGACGAGAGCCAGGGCGGCTACTACCAGCAGATCAGCTGGGAGAACATCGGCAAGTACACCGCCGACGTGATCATGTACGACAACCGCGGCGGTTCGCTCTCCCTCGGCCCGGATGGGCTCGGCGGCGTGCCGACCTGGGCGCAGCTGCCCGCGGTGAAGGCCGGGAAGCTGATCCCGTGGAACAACGAGACGCCGTTCTCGTACCAGCGCTTCACGCCGCAGCTGACGGAACTCGCCGCCGCGCTGAACAAGTTCGCCTAG